The Streptomyces sp. NBC_00162 sequence GCGCTCAGCCATTCGTCGGTCAGCCCGGCCAGGGCGGAACGCCGCGAAGGCCCGGACCGCGACTCCTCCTGGAGGAGTCGCAGCCGGGCCGCGGCGTATCCGCTGGGTCCCGAGTCGGCCGTGTGGTCCGTGGTCTTCTCGACGCTCGTCACCCAGGAGCTCCCGTCACCTAGAGCGCGTCAGCGCCGCGCTCGCCGGTGCGGACCCGGACCACCGAGTCCACGGGGACGCTCCACACCTTGCCGTCGCCGATCTTTCCGGTGGCGGCGGCGCTCACGATGACCCGGATCACCTCTTCGGCGTCGGTGTCCTCGGTGAGCACCTCGATACGGATCTTCGGTACGAGGTCCACGGTGTACTCGGCGCCGCGGTAGACCTCGGTGTGGCCGCGCTGCCGGCCGTAGCCGCTGGCCTCGGTGACCGTGAGCCCCTGGACTCCGAAGGTCTGGAGGGCTTCCTTGATCTCGTCCAGCTTGTGCGGCTTGACGATCGCGGTGATCAGCTTCATGCGTCAACCTTCTTGCTCGCGGCGGCAGCGGTGGCGGGTACGGCGGTGCTCCGGGAGGAGGATCCGCCGCCTGCCCCGCTGAAGTCGTAGGCGGTCTCGGCGTGTTCGACCTGGTCGATGCCGGAGACCTCGTCGTCCTCGGTGACCCGCATCCCGATCGTCTTGTCGAGGAGGAA is a genomic window containing:
- a CDS encoding P-II family nitrogen regulator codes for the protein MKLITAIVKPHKLDEIKEALQTFGVQGLTVTEASGYGRQRGHTEVYRGAEYTVDLVPKIRIEVLTEDTDAEEVIRVIVSAAATGKIGDGKVWSVPVDSVVRVRTGERGADAL